GCCGAGTTTCAGCGTAGTAAGAATATTGAACCGTGAAAGGTTGTTCTTCCAATCCGTGATGATGGCGTACGGATTGGTCTTGTTCCTGCGATGCATGAAATACTCATCCTTGTCTGGCACGTAAAGATTCTCCATGGTAGTGAGGTAAGGCCAGTTCTCATTCTGTGCCGAGAAATCCTCCCGGAGCATGACCTCATTGTAATCGAGGCTTATCGGATTTTGACCGAAACTGTGACTTGGTAGCATGGCCACTCCAATAAAGAGAGCCACGGCAAACGGTCGTAGAATTGTAATAATACGGTCAATCTTGCGGTTATTAGCGAGTATCTGGGCCATGTCTTCCTCTTAGGGTGCTATCTTTGGGCGTTCAAACAAATGTGTATGCTACGATATGCCATAGCGTTGGTTGCATTGCTGACCTTTTTTTCTTCCTGTAGTACCGATTTCGATCTTACAGGTGCCTATAAGGAAGTTCCGTTGGTTTACGGATTGCTCGACCCGCACGAATCGCCCCAGTATTTCAGAATTCAGAAAGCATTTTTGGGTACGCAATCTGCTTTTGTCATGGCCTTGGAACCAGATTCGTCCTATTTCAAGTATTCCGATCTGTTTGTCGAGTTGGTGGAGTACAACGGAAATTCCATCAGCAACCGCTGGCATTTGGACACAGTAATGATCGCAACAAAGGACACCGGTGACCCGAATGATGAAGTGGTGGATTTCTTTGGCCCCGTACAGCGTTTGTACAGCACTTCTAAGGTGATCGATGCTTCTGGAACCAGCACGGTCACTGTTCATGCAGACAGAGACTATGAGATCCGTTTGAAGAAACGACCTAATGGAATGACCGCTGCCATGACAGTTGCAAACATGGATACAGTAACTCCAATTGCCGATTCCCGCACGTCCATCATCAACGATGCCTCGTTTACATGGAACAACCCGAATGAGAATTCACCCGCCTTTCCGGGTACCACCCGCAAATTGGACCTTATTAATACGTCAGGCGAATACAAGGATTACACGGTCCGTTTCAACAAGGCCGAACGGGCTGTTCAATATGAATTCTGGATGCGATTCCATTATCGCGAGGTCATTGGAGGTGTATCTACAAATAAGTCTATTGAGTGGCGAGTTTCAACCTTTGAACCGGATGCTACGTCTGCCAGTTGGCAGTTGCAGCTTACTGCCTCAAGCGTTTATAATAAAATAGGTACGGCCATTGATGTGAATCCGGATGCTACGAGGTATATCGGAATTCCAGATGGTGACCCCGAAGATCCGTTCCCCGGTGATAACCACACACACGATTTCGATTTCTTTTTCCGCATGGCTGGAGATGAACTGTTTCAGTACATCGATATCAACAATCCAACAAACACCGGTGTATTGACCGATAAACCGGTTTACACCAATATCAATAACGGATTGGGTGTTTTCTCCACGCGCACGAAGGTTGAATTTGATGGACTCTATCTGTCGGAAACAGCGGCCGATTTTTTGGTGAGCGGAGACCTGACCAAGAACCTCGGCTTTATCAACGACTAACGGTCGATGCCGTTTTGTCACCATTCTGTCAGGCATTTTCAGGCCTGAAACGTTCGTAACTGACATAATTTCCCGAAAGTGGATGCCTATTTCCGGTGGCATGGTCTGTGACTAATGCCAAGCGTCAACTTTTTTACGAACTGATAAAAACCAACATAATGAGTAAGATAATTGGAATAGACCTGGGAACAACCAACTCGTGCGTTGCCGTAATGGAAGGTAACGAACCAGTTGTCATCCCAAACAGTGAAGGGAGGAGAACAACTCCATCCATCGTTGCATTTGTAGACGGTGGCGAGCGCAAGGTGGGAGATCCAGCCAAGCGTCAGGCCATTACAAACCCAACGAAAACCATTGCTTCCATCAAGCGTTTCATGGGTTCAAGTTTCTCTGAAGTAGTAGCTGAGGCCGGTCGCGTACCATATAAAGTGGTAAAAGGAAGCAACAACACACCACGTGTTCAGATCGATGACCGCGAGTACACGCCACAGGAGATCTCTGCCATGGTTCTTCAGAAAATGAAGAAAACGGCTGAGGACTACCTTGGAACAGAAGTGAGCGAAGCGGTAATTACCGTTCCTGCGTACTTCAACGACTCACAGCGTCAGGCAACCAAAGAAGCAGGCGAGATCGCTGGTCTGAAGGTGAAGCGTATCATCAACGAACCAACGGCAGCAGCTTTGGCTTACGGTCTTGATAAAAAGACAGAAGACGCGACCATCGCAGTATTCGACCTTGGTGGTGGTACATTCGATATTTCCATCCTTGAATTGGGAGATGGGGTTTTCGAAGTGAAATCAACCAATGGAGACACACACCTTGGTGGTGACGACTTTGATGAGGTGATCATCAACTGGTTGGCAGATGAGTTCAAGAACGATGAAGGCGTGGATCTACGCAAAGATCCAATGGCGCTTCAAAGATTGAAGGAAGCTGCTGAAAAGGCGAAGATCGAGCTTTCAAGTTCC
The DNA window shown above is from Flavobacteriales bacterium and carries:
- a CDS encoding DUF4249 family protein, giving the protein MLRYAIALVALLTFFSSCSTDFDLTGAYKEVPLVYGLLDPHESPQYFRIQKAFLGTQSAFVMALEPDSSYFKYSDLFVELVEYNGNSISNRWHLDTVMIATKDTGDPNDEVVDFFGPVQRLYSTSKVIDASGTSTVTVHADRDYEIRLKKRPNGMTAAMTVANMDTVTPIADSRTSIINDASFTWNNPNENSPAFPGTTRKLDLINTSGEYKDYTVRFNKAERAVQYEFWMRFHYREVIGGVSTNKSIEWRVSTFEPDATSASWQLQLTASSVYNKIGTAIDVNPDATRYIGIPDGDPEDPFPGDNHTHDFDFFFRMAGDELFQYIDINNPTNTGVLTDKPVYTNINNGLGVFSTRTKVEFDGLYLSETAADFLVSGDLTKNLGFIND